Proteins from a genomic interval of Rhizoctonia solani chromosome 12, complete sequence:
- a CDS encoding hAT family dimerization protein, producing the protein MSSILGKQPLSSYSNDCFVGKRQKTLATLVDKYAWDYKPEELIDAAKPNMRSPAYPHYNIQVEKTHKAFKHACLNTSAGTTAMLHSAEDCDWEWEVLTTPNWNKPEPYLPEFHCALLALWGACSHRSFDSLTNKFHQQEVDYLCPGTKLLLSKTLLHDIKLIHTQFVPKIKEYFASISSAVHVAVNGWTSPTSESYLGVVVIWYNKPQIYCCVLEFICLTSAHTGAYLAGKIASSQQASNTGDNGELDNSEAADIDKAKFEHNTLVVQAVVYQALEQLLSMHSLILTAQDLCDAQAIMTTVANLACRVDESPMLKTKFQEYLLCYPELKESTWCSLACRMATCWSSNCKALDNYLYLWHPVKKLTNNPGLNLHHLALDTTQRELALELNKALEVFELPTQHFSMGSVPHVHQVLPALVMLRDALATLNVYNKYMENMSICKVYFISLVMCPDVKLSWFYQHYSLDLVEAICNMVLARLEISYPLSSNTLASSSQSPEPIQKASSHAGRSYPQPTMATRSRTASQAQSLFNQGYMEPTPPPTTSVEYGKVSLEQVTQLLLGLLGLLGQVKQLKQEITEIKEAGIETWTNVENISQTVDVIKDGLKSLQLHGPRTPEGPQPKAVEETPHPLPKAKPIGLVSGDPFWSEPSRAPPGLAQPTPRRAAPPQVPSPPPSPHL; encoded by the exons ATGTCCAGCATCCTTGGCAAACAGCCCTTATCCAGCTACTCCAATGACTGCTTTGTTGGAAAACGTCAGAAGACGCTTGCAACGTTAGTTGACAAATACGCTTGGGATTACAAACCAGAAGAGCTGATTG ATGCTGCAAAGCCAAACATGAGGTCACCAGCATATCCTCACTACAACATTCAAGTGGAAAAG ACCCACAAAGCCTTCAAGCATGCATGTCTGAATACATCTGCTGGCACAACAGCAATGCTACACTCAGCAGAGGACTGTGATTGGGAGTGGGAGGTTTTGACAACACCAAACTGGAACAAACCTGAGCCGTATTTGCCAGAATTTCATTGCGCATTGTTAGCACTTTGGGGTGCTTGCTCCCACCGTTCATTTGATTCACTGACCAACAAGTTTCATCAACAggaggttgattacctctgtCCTGGTACAAAACTTCTGTTGTCTAAGACACTGTTGCATGATATCAAACTAATCCACACGCAATTTGTGCCCAAGATCAAGGAGTACTTTGCA TCAATCTCCAGCGCAGTTCATGTTGCTGTCAATGGGTGGACTAGTCCAACTTCTGAGTCCTATCTTGGTGTTGTAGTCATCTGGTACAACAAACCCCAAATTTATTGTTGCGTCTTAGAGTTTATTTG CCTGACGTCTGCCCACACAggtgcttatcttgctgggAAGATTGCATCCT CACAGCAAGCTTCCAATACTGGAGATAATGGGGAGCTTGACAACTCTGAGGCAGCAGACATTGACAAGGCTAAGTTTGAGCACAACACCTTGGTGGTCCAAGCTGTAGTATATCAGGCGCTTGAACAGCTTTTGTCAATGCACTCCTTGATACTCACAGCACAAGACCTTTGTGACGCACAGGCAATTATGACAACT GTTGCCAATTTGGCTTGCAGAGTTGATGAGTCTCCAATGCTAAAGACCAAGTTTCAAGAGTACCTGCTCTGTTATCCTGAGCTGAAGGAGTCAACATGGTGCTCCCTGGCCTGCCGCATGGCTACTTGTTGGAGCTCTAATTGCAAGGCGTTGGACAATTACCTCTACCTTTGGCATCCAGTTAAGAAGCTTACCAACAACCCAGGGTTGAACTTGCACCACCTTGCACTTGACACCACACAGCGTGAATTGGCTCTGGAATTAAACAAAGCCCTTGAG GTATTTGAGCTCCCCACCCAGCATTTCTCAATGGGGAGTGTCCCTCATGTTCACCAAGTCCTTCCTGCACTTGTAATGCTCAGAGATGCACTTGCCA CACTCAATGTTTATAATAAATACATGGAAAACATGAGTATATGCAAAGTATACTTTATCTCATTGG TGATGTGCCCAGATGTCAAACTGAGCTGGTTTTACCAGCACTATTCTTTGGATTTGGTTGAGGCTATTTGCAATATGGTCTTAGCTAGACTTGAGATAAGTTATCCCTTGTCAAGCAACACCCTTGCGTCCAGTTCTCAGTCACCAGAGCCCATCCAAAAG GCCTCTTcacacgctggccgctcctacccacaaccaaccatggctaCCCGCTCCAGGACAGCCTCTCAAGCCCAATCCCTGTTCAATCAGGGATACATGGAACCCACACCTCCACCAACCACCTCTGTTGAATATGGCAAGGTATCCCTTGAACAAGTCACAcaactcctccttggcctccttggcctccttggccaagtcaaacaaCTCAAGCAGGAAATCACtgagatcaaggaagcagggattGAAACCTGGACAAATGTTGAAAACATCTCCCAAACCgttgatgtcatcaaggatgggcttaagTCCCTTCAACTCCATGGACCCCGTACACCTGAAGGGCCCCAACCCAAGGctgtggaagaaacgccacaccccctaccaaaagccaagcctattggattggttaGTGGGGACCCCTTCTGGTCAGAACCATCCAGGGCTCCTCCTGGCCTTGCCcagccaaccccaagaagagctgctcccccgcaagtcccatctccccctccatctccgcatCTCTGA